TCTCTGATTAGCTTTCACCAGGGCTACTGAGCTGACCGGTTTACCAAAAGCTTTTCTCATACCATCCTGCACACGGTCGGCACCAGCACCAGTGGCCATGGGGTTTTCCCGGACAATATGGTGAGGATAGACCCTTATCTTCAAGTGATATCCCATCCTACCTGATTTTCGCTGCATGTACCTGTTAGTGGCTATCCTGGCGGCTTCCAGGGCATTGTGAGATAGTTGGGCTTTTTCTTTAAGAGCCAAGCTCACAGTTAAAGGGAATTCTGCTGAGAGGTTTCCCATGTCATATTGAACAATTCTGGAACCAGGAATTTTGCGTATGTAATCTTTTCTAGTGTATGCTCTTACCATCTAATATTCCTCCATGTTATAAATGTTATTTAAAGCTTAAACGTGAATATAAAAGCTATAAACCTCAAATTTTCTACCTAAAGGATAAATGCGATATGAAGTTTGCAAGGTAGAAATCAATAGTACAATTAGTTTGGAGAATTATAATATATAAAATGATCAATAGAACTTAAATAAAACTATGATGCCTATGAAAAATTTTGAAGCAATGGTGTATTAATAAATTAGTTATATCCAAATTTATATTCAACTTGGATCTCCCTGGAATTAAAAATTGAGATACTAATTAATTGAAAGTTATATAACATTGCTTTATACTTAGGAAGGTAGAAAAAACATGAAGATCGCGGTAACTGGGAAAGGTGGTGTGGGTAAAACCACACTGGCCGGTACTCTGGCTGTTATTTTATCAAAGAATTATAAAGTATATGCCATTGATGCTGATCCGGATATGAATTTAGCAGGGAGTCTGGGTATTCACCAGAATATTACCCCTATATCCAAAATGAAAGATTTAATTAAGGAAAGAACCGGTGCAAAACCAGGATCATCATTCGGTGAGGTCTTTAAGATTAATCCCACCATATCCGACCTTCCAGAGTCTCTTTCAACAGACTATGACCCTGAAGGTAATTTGAAGATCCTGGTTATGGGTACTGTGGATAAAGGTGGAGATGGATGTGTGTGCCCGGCATCGGTGATGTTGAAGGCCATTTTAAAAAATTTAATCGTTAAAAAAGATGAAATGGTTATTTTAGACATGGAAGCAGGTATAGAACATTTGGGTCGGCGTACTGCCGAAGCAGTGGATGTTATGATCATTGTTGCTGAGCCTGGGCTCAAATCTTTGGAAACTGCCAGTCGTATTAAGAAGCTGGCCTCTGATATAGGTATTAAGAATGTGGTTGCTGTAATCAACAAGGTCTCCAGTGATGTGGAAGAAAAATTTGTGACTGATAAACTGGCAGAAATGGGTGTTGACGTTTTAGGCAGTATTCCACGGGATGATATGGTTGTAATGGCTGATATGGAAGGTCTTCCATTGGTTGATTACCCTGATTCGGCTGCTTTTACTTCCATCAACAAAATTGCAGAAAATATTTTGAATTATGGCTCCTCAATTAATCAGGGAGTATGAGGCTATGAAAATTAAAGCCACCATCACTTTCCATTATCATGATGAAAACCAAGCAAAAATTGCTTATGAATCCTTAGAGCCAGAGAACGTTGGTTTTTTAAAATCATACCAGGATCATGATTCTCTGGTTTCGAAATTAGAAGGAGAATCCCTTAAGACCATCCTATCCACTGCTGATGATCTTATATTTTCCGAGATGTTGGTTGAAAAAGTATTAGAACTTCAAAACAGACAGAAGGATGTTTAAAAAATGAAATTCACATTAGAAGGAGAAGTTTTACTAAGCAAAGAGGCTGATGAAGCTTTAGATGATATTGCTGGCTTTGTTGAAGAGGCTAACCAGGAGCTATTTCTTAAGGGAGTGCCCCATGACCAGAAGGATGATGCTTCCCGTATTGTGGAGTGGAATCTTTCTGGTAACAGACTCCAACTCCAGATAGTCTCCGGTAGAAGAGGCAGAGCTCATGACGCGCTACTACGGATTAAAAAACCTTTAACTCATCTATTAGGGCCTGAATACCACATTGGTGTTCGTAAAATCACTGTAAACCAGTATATTATTGAAATCCCCTCTCCTGAGATGGTTGATGTTGACCATATGCCGTATGTGGATGAAACCTCATTTGAAGATGGGAAAATGGTTATAAAATTCCAGAAACTGGAAGAAGGAGATCTCAGAAAGCATGTGGTGGACCGGGTTGTTAAACAGGTGCTGGCTGAAACCGAAAATATCCTAGAAGAATCAGATGAAAATGCCGATGATATTTTAACACGACAGGTTACCAAGATAGAACCCGGAACCATCGTTGGGCGCAGCCAGAAGTTTTCAGTGTTTTTTGAAGGTGATCCTACTGAGGAAGCAGCTAAACAGGGTTGGGTGAAGAAATTCCCTGGTAAAGGACAGTGGTTCTACGGACCCAAATTCATTGCCCTGCAACGAGCCATAGAAGATATATTTATGGATGCCTTGGTGGAAAAACTGGAATTCTATGAATGCATGTGGCCCAAACTTATCCCCATCCCTGTGATGAATAAAATGCGTTACCTGGAAGGACTCCCTGAGGGGATGTACTACTGCAGTGCACCCCGTCGTGACCCTGAGGTATTTAAGAAATTCAAGAACGAGCTTTTAATAAAAAAAGAAGTTCCAATAGAGCGTTTGAAGGATGGTTTGAAGGATCCTTCCTATGTTCTGGCACCAGCTCAGTGTGAACCGTTCTATGAGTTCTTCAGCCACGAAGTTCTCGATGAAAAGGACTTACCCATAAAACTCTTTGATAAAAGCGGATGGACCTATCGCTGGGAAGCTGGGGGAGCTAAAGGCCTGGATCGTGTGCATGAATTTCAGCGCATTGAACTGGTATGGTTAGGAATGCCAGAGCAGGTAGAGGAGATTCGTGATGCTACCTTAGAAATATCCCAAAAACTGGCTAACCAGATGGAACTGGAGTGGTACACCGAGATAGGTGATGACCCCTTCTATCTGGAAGGTAGGAAGGTGGAAGAACGGGGCATAGAATTCCCTGATGTTCCTAAATATGAGATGCGAGTAGTGGTGCCAGGTGCAGATAAAGGAGTGGCCGCAGTTTCTGCCAATGTACACGGGACCCATTTCACGGAAGGTTTCTCAATTAAAGAAACCCATAATCACACCTTATGGACTGGTTGCACAGGAATTGGTATAACCAGATGGCTGTTCGGTTTCCTAGCCCAAAAAGGTTTTGATAAAACAAACTGGCCTGATATAGTAAGAGATAGAGTGAAAACTACACCCACACCTAAGGTTTTAACCTGGCCATGAACAAAGGAATAATGGGATTAAAAAGAATTGCTGTAAGAAGAATTAGTTTGATTTAAATGGCTTTTATTTAAAACAACTAATTTATTTTTATTTTTATTTATTTTATCATTGTTTTTATCCTTCTTGGATTATTTTATTCTTGATTAAATCTTCAAATTAAATAAAGAAAAAAACTGTTTAAAAAAAAGGTTTAAAAAATGTAAAGGAATATTTTTAAGAAGAAAAAGAAAAAATAGAAGGTAAAAAAAGTTTTATTCTTTACCTTCATCTTCAGGTAGTTTCTCTGGAACTTCTTCAGTAGAAACCTCCTCAGCAGAGATTTCCTCAGTAGCTAATTCTTCAGTAGAAACATCTTCTGCAGAGACTACTTCATTAGCGGTTTTTTCTGTAGAAACTTCTTCTGCAGGAGATTCTTCTGTAGACTCTTGTACTTCATCTTTCTTAACAAATGAGTCCACAAATTCTACAGTAGTAATGTCCATGTTATCCTGGATGTCCCGTGCTATGCGGAATCGGGCCATGGTCACGTCCATGTAAGGGCGCTGGTCGAATTTAGCCATTTCATCCATGGCAATAACCACTTTATCATCGTCAATTTCGATTTTATGCTTTTCAGAGTCCAGGTTAGGGTTAGGGTAGTGCAGGTCAATTAAGCTTTTGACTTTTTCTGTGTCATCTTCAATGATCTCAACCACTTTAATCTGGTACTCCAGGTTTTTACCAGCCAGTTCGTGGTTAAAGTCAAGTCTAACTCGCCCCCCACTGACACTGCGTACTATACCTGTGTTTCCTTGGGAGGTTATAGCCATTCCTACCTGTGGTTTTATACCCTGCTTTTTGAATTCAGACATGGGAACTAACTGCATTAGTTTAGGGTCGCGTGCACCGAATGCTTCTTCTGGGGGTAATTCTATGGTTTTTTCTTCACCTGCTTCCATATCCACCAGTGCATTTTCCATGCCTTTGAGTAAATGACCACCACCTACAATTACTGAGATGGGTCCGTAAGTTTTCTTGTCTGAATGTATTCCTTTTTCCTCTGCTAATTCTTCATTGGTTGTGTCAAAGATATCACCGGTTTCAATAATCTTTCCAGTGTATTCAAGCTTTATAAAGTCTCCATTCTTCACTGGCATATCTCTAGCCTCCTATGTGGTATTCTCTTTTTAAATTCTCTTAGAACTTCTTTATTTTTATAGTTTAATATGCGTATGGTTGAGGGATAATGTTCAATGTACCTTGAAAGATCATCCCCAGCAACTCTTACCTCCAATGAGGATAAAACCCTCTGACGATGGTGTCTGCTGAATCCCCGGGCAATACATTCCTCAACCTCCATAATGGTTTTAAAGGGTCTTTTTTGGATTATGTTATCAATGGTTCGCTCATCAATAATACTCAGAGATTTAAGATCAGGCACTGATGTATTGTTAGCCGTCTGAA
This is a stretch of genomic DNA from Methanobacteriaceae archaeon. It encodes these proteins:
- a CDS encoding AAA family ATPase, giving the protein MKIAVTGKGGVGKTTLAGTLAVILSKNYKVYAIDADPDMNLAGSLGIHQNITPISKMKDLIKERTGAKPGSSFGEVFKINPTISDLPESLSTDYDPEGNLKILVMGTVDKGGDGCVCPASVMLKAILKNLIVKKDEMVILDMEAGIEHLGRRTAEAVDVMIIVAEPGLKSLETASRIKKLASDIGIKNVVAVINKVSSDVEEKFVTDKLAEMGVDVLGSIPRDDMVVMADMEGLPLVDYPDSAAFTSINKIAENILNYGSSINQGV
- a CDS encoding peptidylprolyl isomerase; this translates as MPVKNGDFIKLEYTGKIIETGDIFDTTNEELAEEKGIHSDKKTYGPISVIVGGGHLLKGMENALVDMEAGEEKTIELPPEEAFGARDPKLMQLVPMSEFKKQGIKPQVGMAITSQGNTGIVRSVSGGRVRLDFNHELAGKNLEYQIKVVEIIEDDTEKVKSLIDLHYPNPNLDSEKHKIEIDDDKVVIAMDEMAKFDQRPYMDVTMARFRIARDIQDNMDITTVEFVDSFVKKDEVQESTEESPAEEVSTEKTANEVVSAEDVSTEELATEEISAEEVSTEEVPEKLPEDEGKE
- the serS gene encoding serine--tRNA ligase — its product is MKFTLEGEVLLSKEADEALDDIAGFVEEANQELFLKGVPHDQKDDASRIVEWNLSGNRLQLQIVSGRRGRAHDALLRIKKPLTHLLGPEYHIGVRKITVNQYIIEIPSPEMVDVDHMPYVDETSFEDGKMVIKFQKLEEGDLRKHVVDRVVKQVLAETENILEESDENADDILTRQVTKIEPGTIVGRSQKFSVFFEGDPTEEAAKQGWVKKFPGKGQWFYGPKFIALQRAIEDIFMDALVEKLEFYECMWPKLIPIPVMNKMRYLEGLPEGMYYCSAPRRDPEVFKKFKNELLIKKEVPIERLKDGLKDPSYVLAPAQCEPFYEFFSHEVLDEKDLPIKLFDKSGWTYRWEAGGAKGLDRVHEFQRIELVWLGMPEQVEEIRDATLEISQKLANQMELEWYTEIGDDPFYLEGRKVEERGIEFPDVPKYEMRVVVPGADKGVAAVSANVHGTHFTEGFSIKETHNHTLWTGCTGIGITRWLFGFLAQKGFDKTNWPDIVRDRVKTTPTPKVLTWP
- the rplJ gene encoding 50S ribosomal protein L16; the encoded protein is MVRAYTRKDYIRKIPGSRIVQYDMGNLSAEFPLTVSLALKEKAQLSHNALEAARIATNRYMQRKSGRMGYHLKIRVYPHHIVRENPMATGAGADRVQDGMRKAFGKPVSSVALVKANQRVLTIRTNKKNFIDAKEALRRAAMKFPVPCRIVIDQGAELVK